The Streptomyces sp. NBC_01775 genome includes a region encoding these proteins:
- a CDS encoding diacylglycerol/lipid kinase family protein: MRALLVVNPAATTTSARTRDVLAHALASDLKLEVATTEYRGHARDLARQAAQSGSAELVIALGGDGTVNEVVNGLLHEGPDPERLPRLAVVPGGSTNVFARALGMPNHVVEATGALLDALESRSERTVGLGLAGGVPGTDDAEIPPRWFTFTAGLGFDAGVIGRVEQQRERGKRSTHSLYVRQVMRQFLKEPHRSKGTITLRRQSEDPIEDLALSMVCNTAPWSYLGNKPLYAAPEASFDTGLDVLGLSRLTPAAVSRYATQLLTSSPERGPRGKHAVTLHDLTDFTLHSQVPLPFQVDGDHLGLRTSVSFTGVRRALRVIV; this comes from the coding sequence AAGCTGGAGGTCGCCACCACGGAGTACCGCGGCCACGCCCGCGACCTCGCCCGCCAGGCCGCGCAGAGCGGCAGCGCGGAGCTGGTGATCGCGCTCGGCGGCGACGGCACCGTCAACGAGGTCGTCAACGGGCTGCTGCACGAGGGCCCGGACCCCGAACGCCTGCCGCGCCTGGCGGTCGTGCCCGGCGGCTCCACGAATGTCTTCGCACGCGCCCTGGGCATGCCCAACCACGTGGTGGAGGCGACGGGCGCGCTGCTGGACGCGCTGGAGTCGCGCAGTGAGAGAACTGTCGGCCTGGGGCTGGCCGGCGGTGTTCCGGGAACGGACGACGCCGAAATCCCGCCGCGCTGGTTCACTTTCACAGCAGGGCTGGGATTCGACGCCGGAGTGATCGGCAGGGTCGAGCAACAGCGCGAGCGCGGAAAGCGATCGACGCACTCCCTTTATGTGCGTCAGGTCATGCGGCAGTTCCTGAAGGAACCGCACCGCAGCAAAGGAACGATCACACTGCGCAGGCAGAGTGAGGATCCGATCGAAGACCTGGCGCTGTCGATGGTGTGCAACACCGCGCCGTGGTCGTACCTGGGCAACAAGCCCCTGTACGCGGCCCCCGAGGCATCCTTCGACACCGGCCTTGACGTGCTGGGACTCTCCCGGCTGACCCCCGCGGCCGTCAGCCGTTACGCGACTCAGCTGCTCACTTCGAGCCCCGAACGGGGACCCCGCGGTAAGCACGCGGTTACGCTGCACGACCTCACGGACTTCACCTTGCATTCGCAGGTTCCACTGCCGTTTCAGGTGGATGGTGACCACCTGGGGCTGCGTACGAGCGTGAGCTTCACAGGCGTTCGCCGTGCACTGCGTGTGATTGTGTAA
- a CDS encoding WhiB family transcriptional regulator — MDWRHHAVCREEDPELFFPIGNTGPALLQIEEAKAVCRRCPVMEQCLQWALESGQDSGVWGGLSEDERRAMKRRAARNRARNNAATA; from the coding sequence ATGGACTGGCGTCACCACGCCGTTTGCCGCGAGGAAGACCCCGAGCTGTTCTTCCCCATCGGCAACACTGGTCCTGCGCTGCTGCAGATCGAGGAAGCCAAGGCCGTCTGCCGCCGCTGCCCCGTCATGGAGCAGTGCCTGCAGTGGGCCCTGGAGTCCGGTCAGGACTCCGGTGTCTGGGGTGGCCTCAGCGAGGATGAGCGCCGCGCGATGAAGCGCCGCGCCGCCCGCAACCGGGCGCGGAACAACGCCGCGACCGCCTGA
- a CDS encoding PAS domain-containing sensor histidine kinase, which translates to MNDLVRQHTALSDAELEWLHLLVSEWQLLADLSFADLVLWVPTLDGTRYVSVAQMRPNTGPTSHQDDMVGHLVPRGRRPLLDAALDEGRIVREGDPEWREEVPVRVESIPVRREGRVLGVIARNTNLLTVRTPSRLELTYLQSASDLAQMIAGGTFPFPGHQVDMDHVPRVGDGLIRLDADGVVQYASPNALSAYHRLGLATDLVGLHLGQATAELAPSRGPVDEALVKLASGWAPRGAEVEGTDCVVQLRAIPLKPKGTRIGSLILLRDITEVRRRERELITKDATIREIHHRVKNNLQTVAALLRLQARRMDSDRGKEALEEAVRRVGSIAIVHETLSQNLDERVDFDEIADRVLAMVAEISPGRIAGRRTGRFGILGAEVATPLSMVLTEVLQNAIEHGFGPEEQGAIEVHAVRGGGTGGAGHDGARLLVTVQDNGRGLPEGFDPKSAGNLGLQIVRTLVEGELGGGFDMLPVSEGGTRVLFDLPLTEKREKR; encoded by the coding sequence ATGAACGACCTCGTACGCCAGCACACCGCGCTCTCGGACGCCGAGCTGGAATGGCTCCATCTGCTGGTGTCCGAGTGGCAGCTCCTGGCCGACCTCTCCTTCGCGGACCTGGTCCTGTGGGTTCCCACGCTCGACGGGACCCGCTATGTCTCCGTCGCGCAGATGCGGCCCAACACCGGCCCCACCTCGCACCAGGACGACATGGTCGGCCACCTCGTGCCCAGGGGCCGCCGCCCGCTGCTGGACGCGGCGCTGGACGAGGGCCGGATCGTGCGCGAGGGCGACCCGGAGTGGCGCGAGGAGGTCCCCGTACGCGTCGAGTCGATCCCGGTGCGCCGCGAGGGCCGGGTGCTGGGCGTGATCGCGCGCAACACCAACCTGCTGACCGTGCGCACCCCCAGCCGGCTGGAGCTGACCTATCTCCAAAGCGCCTCCGACCTCGCCCAGATGATCGCGGGCGGCACCTTCCCCTTCCCCGGCCACCAGGTCGACATGGACCACGTGCCCCGGGTGGGCGACGGCCTCATCCGCCTCGACGCGGACGGCGTCGTGCAGTACGCCAGCCCCAACGCCCTGTCCGCCTACCACCGGCTCGGTCTGGCCACCGACCTGGTGGGCCTGCATCTGGGCCAGGCCACCGCCGAACTCGCGCCCTCCCGCGGCCCGGTGGACGAGGCGCTGGTCAAGCTCGCCAGCGGCTGGGCCCCGCGCGGCGCCGAGGTCGAGGGCACCGACTGCGTCGTCCAGTTGCGCGCCATCCCGCTCAAACCCAAGGGCACCCGCATCGGTTCGCTCATCCTGCTGCGCGACATCACCGAAGTACGCCGCCGCGAGCGGGAGCTGATCACCAAGGACGCCACCATCCGGGAGATCCACCACCGGGTGAAGAACAACCTCCAGACCGTGGCGGCGCTGCTGCGCCTCCAGGCCCGCAGGATGGACTCCGACCGGGGCAAGGAGGCGCTCGAGGAGGCGGTGCGCAGGGTCGGCTCGATCGCGATCGTGCACGAGACCCTCTCCCAGAACCTGGACGAGCGCGTCGACTTCGACGAGATCGCCGACCGGGTCCTGGCCATGGTCGCCGAGATCTCACCCGGCCGGATCGCCGGCCGTCGCACCGGGCGCTTCGGCATCCTGGGCGCCGAGGTCGCCACCCCGCTGTCCATGGTGCTCACCGAGGTGCTGCAAAACGCCATCGAGCACGGCTTCGGACCGGAGGAGCAGGGCGCCATCGAGGTGCACGCCGTACGCGGCGGCGGCACGGGCGGCGCGGGCCACGACGGAGCCCGGCTGCTGGTCACCGTCCAGGACAACGGCCGTGGCCTGCCGGAGGGGTTCGACCCCAAGAGCGCGGGCAACCTCGGACTCCAGATCGTACGCACGCTCGTGGAGGGCGAGTTGGGCGGCGGCTTCGACATGCTGCCGGTGTCCGAGGGCGGCACCCGGGTGCTGTTCGACCTGCCGCTCACGGAGAAGCGCGAAAAGCGCTGA
- a CDS encoding class II aldolase/adducin family protein, whose translation MKKATTVEGLIEQLIDVGSTAVRQGFVLASGGNLSARLPGSDEFVVTASGTWLDRLVPEDFSTMNLQGEVVAGTPADNPRPSSEWKLHQRTYRVREDTNAIVHIHPQHAVLVDALGYEIRLLTLDHAVYVRSVGRTDFHPNGSDELADTAAEQAKAHNCVILGNHGCSALGEDVGMAFRRAMNLEEAATATYRALTLGDRTTTFPVSPDDAIQHA comes from the coding sequence ATGAAGAAGGCGACCACCGTCGAGGGCCTGATCGAGCAGCTCATCGACGTCGGCAGCACAGCCGTACGGCAGGGCTTCGTCCTCGCCAGCGGCGGCAACCTGTCGGCCCGGCTCCCCGGCTCCGACGAGTTCGTCGTCACGGCCTCGGGCACCTGGCTCGACCGGCTCGTCCCCGAGGACTTCAGCACGATGAACCTCCAGGGCGAGGTCGTCGCCGGCACCCCGGCCGACAACCCGCGGCCATCCAGCGAGTGGAAGCTGCACCAGCGCACCTACCGCGTGCGCGAGGACACGAACGCGATCGTCCACATACACCCGCAGCACGCCGTGCTCGTGGACGCCCTCGGCTACGAGATCCGCCTGCTCACCCTGGACCACGCCGTCTATGTCCGCTCCGTCGGCCGCACCGACTTCCACCCCAACGGCTCCGACGAGCTGGCCGACACCGCAGCCGAACAGGCCAAGGCCCACAACTGCGTGATCCTCGGCAACCACGGCTGCTCCGCGCTCGGCGAGGACGTCGGCATGGCCTTCCGCCGCGCCATGAACCTGGAGGAGGCGGCGACGGCGACCTACCGTGCGCTCACCCTCGGCGACAGGACGACCACGTTCCCCGTGTCCCCCGACGACGCGATCCAGCACGCCTGA
- a CDS encoding sugar-binding transcriptional regulator, whose amino-acid sequence MLAQGNGSSRVEAKELQGRVARLHYQHGMTHHEIGELLGLSRVKVTRLLAEARRSGIVEIRIHSPQAPFGELEAALTAEFGLSQAWVAPSFSDADRTYDAVGMAGSECLAALIPSARTVAVGLSSTVAAVIPHVRPEPVPGLGLVPLAGSWGGLSRGISPHELVIGLGTFFQAETYHLPAPVLASSPRMGRALRADPGVRETLRLASGADLLVAGVGGMDRGSGLLIERLSEREQAELDEAGAVGDISGRFFAGDGTPVTGDVDERVVGLTLGELSAIPRRVAVSFGAHKVEALRTALGSGLMNMAVTDVTTAKALLKKPSGKQSAQPARHEQKATAS is encoded by the coding sequence ATGCTCGCACAGGGGAACGGAAGTTCACGCGTGGAGGCCAAGGAACTACAGGGACGGGTGGCCCGGCTGCACTACCAGCACGGCATGACCCACCACGAGATCGGCGAGCTGCTGGGCCTCTCCCGGGTGAAGGTCACCCGCCTGCTGGCCGAGGCCCGCCGCTCCGGGATCGTGGAGATCCGCATCCACAGCCCACAGGCCCCCTTCGGCGAGCTGGAGGCCGCGCTCACGGCCGAGTTCGGACTCAGCCAGGCGTGGGTCGCGCCCAGCTTCTCCGACGCCGACCGTACGTACGACGCCGTGGGCATGGCGGGCTCCGAGTGCCTGGCCGCGCTCATCCCCTCGGCCCGTACGGTCGCCGTCGGCCTCTCCTCCACCGTCGCGGCGGTCATTCCCCATGTGCGCCCCGAACCCGTTCCCGGGCTGGGCCTCGTCCCGCTCGCGGGTAGCTGGGGCGGGCTCTCCCGGGGCATCAGCCCGCACGAACTCGTCATCGGACTCGGCACGTTCTTCCAGGCCGAGACCTACCACCTGCCCGCGCCCGTCCTCGCCTCGTCCCCCCGGATGGGCCGCGCGCTGCGCGCCGACCCCGGCGTGCGCGAGACGCTGCGGCTGGCGAGCGGTGCCGACCTGCTCGTCGCGGGCGTCGGCGGCATGGACCGCGGGTCGGGGCTGCTGATCGAACGGCTCAGCGAGCGCGAGCAGGCCGAGCTGGACGAGGCCGGGGCCGTGGGCGACATCTCGGGGCGGTTCTTCGCCGGCGACGGCACCCCCGTCACCGGCGACGTCGACGAGCGCGTCGTCGGGCTCACACTCGGTGAGCTGTCGGCCATCCCGCGCCGCGTTGCCGTCTCCTTCGGCGCCCACAAGGTCGAGGCGCTGCGCACCGCACTCGGCTCCGGGCTGATGAACATGGCCGTCACCGACGTCACCACCGCGAAGGCGCTCCTCAAGAAACCGAGCGGCAAGCAGAGCGCGCAGCCCGCGCGGCACGAGCAGAAAGCGACAGCATCATGA